One window of the Amycolatopsis mediterranei genome contains the following:
- a CDS encoding helix-turn-helix domain-containing protein, translating to MTDDPRGALADFLRTRRTRIRPQDVGLEPGPRRRVAGLRREELALLAGVSSDYYQRMEQGRDVRPSDQVLDAIAGALNFSAEETRHLHSLAAAARTPARPARAYPPEEVPETTLRLLRATASPALVVGRFLDMLAWNPLAGALLGAFTELPRAERNLLALLLHPEADRTCPERAATVAELTAMLRAQVAAEPGHPRAVELVGELAVRSTEFATLWARHDVEDTTRGRMRVQHPLVGELNLDWDAYPMPGAPGPVLVVYTAEPGGPDHERLQLLSGLLDAPATPTTSV from the coding sequence ATGACCGACGACCCCCGCGGCGCGCTCGCCGACTTCCTGCGGACCCGGCGAACCCGGATCCGGCCGCAGGACGTCGGTCTGGAACCCGGCCCGCGGCGGCGCGTCGCCGGGCTGCGCCGCGAAGAACTGGCCCTGCTGGCCGGCGTGAGCTCGGACTACTACCAGCGCATGGAGCAGGGCCGTGACGTGCGGCCCTCCGACCAGGTCCTCGACGCCATCGCCGGCGCGTTGAACTTCTCCGCCGAGGAAACCCGGCACCTGCACAGCCTCGCCGCCGCCGCGCGCACGCCGGCCCGCCCCGCCCGCGCGTACCCGCCGGAGGAGGTGCCGGAGACCACGCTGCGGCTGCTGCGCGCGACCGCCTCGCCCGCCCTGGTCGTCGGGCGCTTCCTGGACATGCTGGCCTGGAACCCGCTGGCCGGCGCGCTGCTCGGCGCGTTCACCGAGCTGCCCCGGGCCGAGCGGAACCTGCTCGCGCTGCTGCTGCACCCGGAGGCCGACCGGACGTGCCCGGAGCGGGCGGCCACCGTCGCCGAGCTGACCGCGATGCTGCGGGCCCAGGTCGCCGCCGAGCCGGGGCACCCGCGCGCGGTCGAACTGGTGGGTGAGCTGGCGGTGCGCAGTACGGAGTTCGCGACGCTGTGGGCCCGCCACGACGTCGAGGACACGACACGGGGCCGGATGCGCGTCCAGCACCCGCTGGTCGGCGAGCTGAACCTGGACTGGGACGCCTACCCGATGCCGGGTGCTCCCGGGCCCGTGCTCGTCGTCTACACCGCCGAGCCGGGCGGCCCGGACCACGAACGGCTTCAGCTGCTGAGCGGCCTGCTCGACGCACCCGCCACGCCGACGACGTCCGTCTGA
- a CDS encoding DinB family protein, whose translation MARAGQLGETAPMVSEYTQSDQFRGGRIHLCDLAGLEIRDCEVNGLKIVDCYGSDVYLGGDFERLVVNDVDVTAYVEAELDRRHPARAVARNAVSPEDYRAAWDAIEALWRTTLDQARLLPEAELHEQVDGEWSFVQTQRHLLFAGDAWLGNAVLEEESPYHPLGLPAGGTPPDAAAKLGLTLEATPTLDEVLAPRLARMAVMRRVVDGLTAAELDRVCGRKPADLYPDREYVVRRCLKVVLKEEAEHHRYAVRDLAVLEAGV comes from the coding sequence GTGGCGCGGGCGGGACAACTCGGCGAGACTGCTCCGATGGTTTCCGAATACACCCAGAGCGACCAATTCCGCGGTGGCCGTATCCACCTGTGCGACCTCGCGGGCCTCGAGATCCGCGACTGCGAGGTGAACGGCCTGAAGATCGTCGACTGCTACGGCAGCGACGTCTACCTCGGTGGCGACTTCGAGCGCCTCGTCGTCAACGACGTCGACGTGACCGCCTACGTCGAGGCCGAGCTCGACCGCCGGCACCCCGCGCGGGCGGTCGCACGGAATGCGGTCTCTCCCGAGGACTACCGGGCTGCTTGGGACGCCATTGAGGCCCTGTGGCGCACGACGCTCGACCAGGCGAGGCTGCTGCCCGAGGCCGAACTGCACGAGCAGGTCGACGGCGAGTGGTCGTTCGTCCAGACGCAACGGCATCTGCTGTTCGCCGGCGATGCCTGGCTCGGCAACGCCGTGCTCGAAGAGGAATCGCCCTACCACCCGCTGGGTTTGCCCGCCGGGGGCACGCCTCCCGACGCGGCGGCGAAGCTCGGCCTCACCCTCGAAGCCACGCCGACGCTCGACGAGGTGCTCGCGCCGCGGCTCGCCCGCATGGCCGTGATGCGGCGGGTCGTCGACGGGCTCACCGCGGCCGAGCTCGATCGGGTGTGTGGTCGCAAGCCGGCTGATCTGTATCCCGACCGGGAATACGTTGTGCGCCGCTGCCTCAAGGTGGTGCTGAAGGAAGAAGCCGAACACCACCGTTACGCCGTGCGCGACCTCGCGGTGCTCGAGGCGGGTGTCTGA
- a CDS encoding muconolactone Delta-isomerase family protein: MSPTRNTAATPTFMVFATLRDDTDFAEFAALREDEQKQLEVLRSEGRIGAHYVSPARRATFLEIVADDEAQVAETLATLPFARFFDADVYPTTPPDPAEVAHRARS, encoded by the coding sequence ATGTCACCGACCCGGAACACCGCCGCGACGCCGACGTTCATGGTGTTCGCGACCCTCCGCGACGACACCGACTTCGCGGAATTCGCCGCGCTGCGCGAGGACGAGCAGAAGCAGCTGGAGGTGCTGCGCTCGGAGGGGCGGATCGGCGCCCACTACGTTTCCCCCGCCCGGCGGGCGACGTTCCTCGAGATCGTCGCCGACGACGAGGCGCAGGTCGCGGAGACGCTGGCGACCCTGCCGTTCGCCCGGTTCTTCGACGCCGACGTCTACCCGACCACTCCCCCGGACCCCGCGGAGGTCGCCCACCGGGCGCGATCGTGA
- a CDS encoding NADP-dependent oxidoreductase, producing MTTAKRIQYHHYGGPEVLRLEDFRPARPGPGEVLIRVKAAAANPMDRKIRNGEMKILTGRKFPRGLGHDFAGVVAAVGEGVTRLGVGDEVLGGTGLKAAGAFAEMVVAEEKAVVTKPANLSWEEAATIPVVGLTAFQAVVNAGELHAGQAVFIHGRLGGVGRSAAQIALARGASVGGSCRDTARREARGLGISPIVDFDFDATKLAKQFDVVFDTAGTLPISTAQALLKPGGRIIDINPTPAKFVRSVLPGPYRVLMGKPAVADLDAVAQAAAKGVLRLPVARSVPLGEAIAALTELERDRPPQGGKLVITTE from the coding sequence ATGACGACGGCGAAACGCATCCAGTACCACCACTACGGCGGTCCCGAGGTACTGCGCCTGGAGGACTTCCGGCCGGCGCGGCCCGGTCCCGGCGAGGTGCTGATCCGCGTGAAGGCAGCGGCCGCGAACCCGATGGACCGGAAGATCCGCAACGGCGAGATGAAGATCCTGACCGGCCGGAAGTTCCCGCGCGGCCTGGGACACGACTTCGCCGGTGTCGTGGCGGCCGTCGGCGAGGGCGTCACCCGGCTCGGCGTCGGCGACGAAGTGCTCGGCGGGACCGGCCTGAAGGCGGCGGGAGCGTTCGCCGAAATGGTCGTCGCCGAAGAAAAAGCGGTCGTGACGAAGCCGGCGAACCTCTCCTGGGAGGAGGCCGCCACGATTCCCGTGGTCGGGCTCACCGCGTTCCAGGCCGTGGTCAACGCGGGCGAACTGCACGCCGGGCAAGCGGTGTTCATCCACGGCCGCCTCGGCGGAGTCGGCCGCTCCGCCGCACAAATCGCCTTGGCCCGCGGCGCTTCCGTGGGAGGCAGCTGCCGCGACACCGCGAGGCGCGAGGCACGCGGCCTCGGAATCTCGCCGATCGTGGACTTCGACTTCGACGCGACGAAACTCGCGAAGCAATTCGACGTCGTGTTCGACACCGCGGGCACGCTGCCGATCAGCACGGCACAGGCGTTGCTCAAGCCGGGTGGCCGCATCATCGACATCAACCCCACGCCGGCGAAGTTCGTGAGAAGCGTCCTGCCGGGACCGTATCGGGTGCTGATGGGAAAACCCGCCGTGGCGGACCTCGACGCGGTCGCGCAGGCTGCGGCGAAGGGCGTGTTGCGGTTGCCGGTTGCGCGCAGCGTGCCGCTCGGCGAGGCGATCGCCGCGCTCACGGAACTCGAACGCGATCGCCCACCCCAGGGCGGAAAGCTCGTCATCACGACCGAGTGA
- a CDS encoding type VII secretion target encodes MPDGAMNGGGYQVRPDELLTHAKAVEQVGQTLGQALAAAEQVTMGVQAYGLICGPLFVPMVLGVSAPGVITLGAAQDAMGTLAQSVRQAAKTYQDAEQAHAQRITGLGEGLS; translated from the coding sequence GTGCCGGACGGTGCGATGAACGGCGGCGGCTACCAGGTCCGCCCGGACGAACTGCTCACCCACGCGAAGGCGGTCGAGCAGGTCGGGCAGACGCTGGGGCAGGCGCTCGCCGCCGCCGAGCAGGTCACCATGGGCGTCCAGGCCTACGGCCTGATCTGCGGCCCGCTCTTCGTGCCGATGGTGCTCGGGGTCAGCGCGCCCGGGGTGATCACCCTCGGCGCCGCGCAGGACGCCATGGGCACGCTGGCGCAGTCGGTCCGGCAGGCGGCGAAGACCTATCAGGACGCCGAACAGGCGCACGCGCAGCGGATCACCGGCCTCGGCGAGGGCCTGTCGTGA
- a CDS encoding YbaB/EbfC family nucleoid-associated protein, with the protein MREPISDKAENAEARVDQLVAQAKQKAQRYRAMQQAVEQVSVSAASKDGTATVTVDSAGNVTDLRITDRVREMSGTQVAKAVLSALRTAQAKLPDRLGEVMAETIGDDPQTRDTIVGSYRAKFPEPEPEPDETGPGARIGRLADEPEAASTPPPPQRPQPRRPPPPDDDDEGFGGPVMIRE; encoded by the coding sequence ATGAGGGAGCCGATATCGGACAAAGCCGAGAATGCGGAAGCCCGCGTCGACCAATTGGTCGCGCAAGCGAAGCAGAAAGCGCAGCGTTACCGCGCGATGCAGCAGGCCGTCGAGCAGGTCTCGGTGTCGGCCGCCAGCAAGGACGGCACCGCCACGGTCACCGTCGACTCCGCCGGCAACGTCACCGACCTGCGGATCACCGATCGCGTCCGGGAGATGTCGGGCACTCAGGTCGCGAAAGCGGTGCTGTCCGCGCTGCGCACCGCGCAGGCGAAGCTGCCGGACCGGCTCGGCGAGGTCATGGCGGAGACCATCGGCGACGATCCGCAGACCCGCGACACCATCGTCGGCAGCTACCGGGCGAAGTTCCCGGAACCCGAACCCGAGCCGGACGAAACCGGGCCGGGCGCCCGGATCGGCCGGCTCGCCGACGAACCCGAAGCCGCGTCGACACCACCGCCGCCGCAGAGGCCGCAGCCGCGCCGGCCACCCCCGCCCGACGATGACGATGAGGGCTTCGGCGGCCCGGTCATGATCCGCGAATAG
- a CDS encoding RHS repeat-associated core domain-containing protein encodes MSNPLVAAKQDSTTWHTGINVLDDAIGAYDGIKSGSWIEGGIAALGTAMDLLTIAMNPVGTLISYGLNWLIEHVQPLQDALNQLAGDADQITAYAQTWGNIAKAVEKAAKDLGDSVRKDTANWTGRAADAYRANVKDKIDHLNAAATCANGISTVVEVVGVITAAVRAMVRDMITQAVGDFIQDALEEVCSLGLGTPVVVAQVVEQVSAWIEKIGALVKKLINSVEKLRPLMAKLEEIFAAVKKVMSELHGRPGEEGTHVSSAEPGHSGPPEAGAPHDGTSPSSAPEPDGSVPDGTPSGSRGTDPAASGSHDPEAAGGQKSEGTGGCDGKGGDPVDAVSGQMITAGTDVELPGLLPLVLNRAYASGYGDGRSFGPGWASTLDQRLVLTDDFVRYYGLDAEVLSYIHPARDGSPVLPSFGARWPLSWDAAAGTYLLVDEESGWTRRFAAHPTAPGEWQISSLSDRSGHRVDYLRDETGRPLAVTHSGGYRVGVDTVDGADGLRIAGYRLLGGGETGEDVPIVSFRYDRRGRLSGIVNSTGAPYQYDYDDADRIVAWIDRTGYRYEYEYGPDGRVVRGAGLHGYLDATFGYDLAGRVTVVTDSLGGRTEYHYDEHNHITAVVDPNGGVERPEFDRFHRLLSFTDKNGAVTRYQRDGNGDPTRIEYPDGTALTIEYDPRRRLPVTVTQPNGAVWRHTYDDAGRILSTVDPLGAVATSELDERGHLAATVEPDGARWTYTSDDAGRPLSITSPDGETTTFRLDGFGRAIEATDPRGRTTRYGWTREGALAWRVAAGGDREERFYDLEGSLVRARSATGATTVFERGPFGLLAARTGQDGVRHTFTHDTELRLTGVRNPAGQTWSYRYDPAGNLIGEQDFTGRALEYRVDAMGAMISRAEAGAVTELTRDVRGRVSRQTSGETTIAYDYDEGGRLRRVADGTVEVTYERDLLGRPVAEAVDGRVLRSEYDLTGRRVRRITPSGVEARWHYDELRRETALTGTAGTVAFEYREGREVLRRLGENASLAQTHDELGRLAGQTLFSGGEPDRALQERGFRYRADGQVLAIDDRVHGPRVFALTPGGRVTGVQAAGWTEQYAYDALGNLVSAQPGPSTEDASDVAGPRAVDGMLLRSAGRTSYSYDAAGRVVREIRRSLSGRRRIREYAWNDRDQLVGVTTPDGTRWRYRYDPFGRRIAKQRLAPDGGIAEETTFSWDGSVPAEAARTVDGRTTVTTWDYRGGSAEPIAQTTRSWLADAPTAVIDTRFHAIVADLIGAPTELVDATGRIAWYRTSGLWGNTIVMSTSDGIGCPLRFPGQYHDDETGLHYNVHRYYDPHTARYLSPDPIGLTPSANHYTYVPNPLAVADPLGLAGYRDPGSQQWARDPALRPADHVHNRGTEYPGGYWQSTHDAMATKWTTEGRALGGVPRDPSGARIPHDQLTWVDAQGRPIPYYDANGNRNLTYEHVPPVVEHWRDEGHNMTDEERKAWYNNTDDMEAMGRSQNSSEGAQLTDRYAETEPGPRHPCTLH; translated from the coding sequence GTGAGCAATCCCCTGGTCGCCGCGAAACAGGATTCGACGACCTGGCACACCGGCATCAACGTCCTCGACGACGCGATCGGCGCCTACGACGGCATCAAGTCCGGCTCGTGGATCGAGGGCGGCATCGCCGCGCTCGGCACCGCGATGGACCTGCTGACCATCGCGATGAACCCGGTGGGCACGCTCATCTCCTACGGCCTCAACTGGCTGATCGAGCACGTCCAGCCGTTGCAGGACGCGCTGAACCAGCTCGCCGGGGACGCCGACCAGATCACCGCCTACGCGCAGACCTGGGGCAACATCGCCAAGGCCGTGGAGAAAGCGGCCAAAGACCTCGGCGACAGCGTGCGGAAGGACACGGCGAACTGGACCGGCCGCGCCGCGGACGCCTACCGCGCGAACGTCAAGGACAAGATCGACCACCTCAACGCGGCCGCGACCTGCGCGAACGGGATCAGCACCGTGGTGGAGGTCGTCGGGGTGATCACCGCCGCGGTGCGCGCCATGGTCCGCGACATGATCACCCAGGCGGTCGGCGACTTCATCCAGGACGCGCTGGAGGAGGTCTGCTCGCTCGGGCTCGGCACGCCGGTCGTGGTGGCGCAGGTGGTCGAGCAGGTGTCGGCGTGGATCGAGAAGATCGGCGCGCTGGTCAAGAAGCTGATCAACTCGGTCGAGAAGCTGCGGCCGCTGATGGCGAAGCTCGAAGAGATCTTCGCCGCGGTCAAGAAGGTGATGTCCGAGCTGCACGGACGTCCCGGCGAAGAAGGCACGCACGTCTCGTCGGCCGAACCGGGCCACTCCGGCCCGCCCGAAGCCGGCGCCCCGCACGACGGCACCTCGCCGTCGTCCGCGCCGGAACCGGACGGCAGTGTCCCCGACGGCACGCCGTCCGGCAGCCGCGGCACCGACCCGGCCGCGTCCGGGAGCCACGATCCGGAGGCGGCCGGCGGGCAGAAGTCCGAGGGCACCGGCGGCTGCGACGGCAAGGGCGGCGACCCGGTCGACGCGGTGTCCGGCCAGATGATCACCGCGGGCACCGACGTCGAGCTGCCCGGGCTGCTGCCGCTGGTGCTGAACCGCGCGTACGCCTCCGGCTACGGCGACGGCCGGTCCTTCGGCCCCGGCTGGGCGTCCACACTGGACCAGCGGCTGGTGCTGACCGACGACTTCGTCCGGTACTACGGCTTGGACGCGGAGGTGCTGAGCTACATCCACCCCGCCCGCGACGGCTCTCCGGTGCTGCCGAGCTTCGGCGCCCGCTGGCCGCTGAGCTGGGACGCCGCCGCGGGAACCTACCTGCTCGTCGACGAGGAATCGGGCTGGACCCGCCGGTTCGCCGCGCACCCCACAGCGCCGGGGGAATGGCAGATCAGCTCGCTGTCGGACCGCAGCGGGCACCGCGTCGACTACCTGCGCGACGAAACCGGCCGCCCGCTCGCGGTCACGCATTCCGGCGGCTACCGGGTCGGCGTCGACACCGTCGACGGCGCGGACGGCCTCCGCATCGCCGGATACCGCCTGCTCGGCGGCGGCGAAACCGGCGAAGACGTGCCGATCGTGTCGTTCCGCTACGACCGGCGCGGCCGGCTCTCCGGCATCGTGAACTCGACCGGCGCGCCCTACCAGTACGACTACGACGACGCGGACCGGATCGTCGCCTGGATCGACCGCACCGGCTACCGCTACGAGTACGAATACGGCCCGGACGGACGCGTCGTCCGCGGCGCCGGGCTCCACGGCTACCTCGACGCGACCTTCGGCTACGACCTGGCCGGCCGGGTCACCGTCGTCACCGACAGCCTCGGCGGGCGCACCGAATACCACTACGACGAGCACAACCACATCACCGCGGTGGTCGACCCGAACGGCGGCGTCGAACGCCCCGAGTTCGACCGGTTCCACCGGCTGCTGTCGTTCACCGACAAGAACGGCGCGGTCACCCGCTACCAGCGCGACGGGAACGGCGACCCGACGCGGATCGAATACCCCGACGGCACCGCGCTCACCATCGAGTACGACCCGCGCCGGCGCCTGCCGGTCACGGTGACCCAGCCGAACGGCGCGGTCTGGCGGCACACCTACGACGACGCCGGCCGCATCCTGTCCACAGTGGACCCGCTGGGCGCGGTCGCGACGAGCGAGCTGGACGAGCGCGGCCACTTGGCCGCCACCGTCGAACCGGACGGCGCCCGCTGGACCTACACTAGCGACGACGCCGGCCGCCCGCTGTCGATCACCTCGCCGGACGGCGAAACCACCACGTTCCGGCTCGACGGCTTCGGCCGGGCGATCGAAGCGACCGACCCGCGCGGCCGCACCACCCGGTACGGCTGGACCCGCGAAGGCGCGCTGGCCTGGCGCGTCGCCGCAGGCGGCGACCGCGAGGAACGGTTCTACGATCTCGAAGGCAGCCTGGTCCGGGCCCGCTCGGCCACCGGCGCGACCACGGTGTTCGAACGCGGCCCGTTCGGCCTGCTCGCCGCGCGCACCGGCCAGGACGGCGTCCGGCACACCTTCACCCACGACACCGAACTGCGGCTCACCGGCGTCCGCAACCCGGCCGGGCAGACCTGGTCCTACCGCTACGACCCGGCCGGAAACCTGATCGGCGAACAGGATTTCACCGGCCGCGCGCTCGAATACCGGGTCGACGCGATGGGCGCGATGATCTCGCGCGCCGAAGCGGGCGCGGTGACCGAACTGACCCGCGACGTCCGCGGCCGGGTGTCCCGGCAGACCTCCGGCGAAACGACCATCGCCTACGACTACGACGAAGGCGGCCGGCTGCGCCGGGTCGCCGACGGCACCGTCGAAGTGACCTACGAACGCGACCTGCTCGGCCGCCCGGTCGCCGAAGCCGTCGACGGCCGGGTGCTGCGCAGCGAGTACGACCTGACCGGCCGCCGCGTCCGCCGGATCACCCCGTCCGGCGTGGAAGCGCGGTGGCACTACGACGAGCTGCGCCGGGAAACCGCGCTGACCGGGACCGCCGGCACGGTCGCCTTCGAGTACCGGGAAGGCCGGGAGGTGCTCCGCCGCCTCGGCGAAAACGCGAGCCTGGCCCAAACGCACGACGAACTGGGCCGCCTCGCCGGGCAAACCCTCTTTTCCGGCGGCGAACCGGATCGCGCGCTCCAGGAACGCGGTTTCCGCTACCGCGCCGACGGTCAGGTGCTCGCGATCGACGACCGGGTGCACGGCCCACGCGTCTTCGCCCTCACCCCGGGCGGCCGGGTCACCGGCGTGCAAGCCGCCGGCTGGACCGAACAGTACGCCTACGACGCACTGGGAAACCTGGTCTCGGCCCAGCCCGGTCCGTCCACTGAGGACGCCTCGGACGTGGCCGGCCCCCGCGCGGTGGACGGAATGCTGCTGCGCAGCGCGGGCCGGACGTCGTACTCCTACGACGCGGCCGGCCGGGTCGTCCGGGAAATCCGGCGCAGCCTCTCGGGCCGGCGCCGGATCCGCGAGTACGCCTGGAACGACCGCGACCAGCTGGTCGGCGTCACCACGCCGGACGGCACCCGCTGGCGCTACCGCTACGACCCGTTCGGCCGCCGGATCGCCAAGCAGCGCCTCGCTCCCGACGGCGGCATCGCCGAAGAAACCACGTTCTCGTGGGACGGCAGCGTGCCGGCCGAAGCCGCCCGCACCGTCGACGGCCGGACCACCGTCACGACCTGGGACTACCGCGGCGGCTCGGCCGAGCCGATCGCGCAAACCACCCGCTCCTGGCTGGCGGACGCGCCCACCGCGGTCATCGACACCCGCTTCCACGCCATCGTCGCCGACCTGATCGGCGCACCGACCGAACTGGTCGACGCGACCGGCCGGATCGCCTGGTACCGGACCAGCGGCTTGTGGGGCAACACCATCGTCATGTCCACTTCGGACGGAATCGGCTGCCCGCTGCGCTTCCCGGGCCAGTACCACGACGACGAAACCGGGCTGCACTACAACGTGCACCGCTACTACGACCCGCACACCGCGCGGTACCTGTCGCCGGACCCGATCGGGCTGACCCCGTCCGCGAACCACTACACGTACGTCCCGAACCCGCTCGCCGTGGCCGACCCGCTGGGCCTGGCCGGCTACCGGGACCCGGGGAGCCAGCAATGGGCCCGTGACCCCGCGCTGCGGCCCGCCGACCACGTCCACAACCGGGGCACCGAATACCCCGGCGGCTACTGGCAGTCCACCCACGACGCGATGGCGACGAAGTGGACCACGGAGGGCCGTGCCCTCGGCGGCGTCCCGCGCGACCCGAGCGGTGCCCGCATCCCGCACGACCAGCTGACCTGGGTGGACGCGCAGGGCCGGCCGATCCCGTACTACGACGCGAACGGCAACCGGAACCTGACCTACGAGCACGTTCCCCCGGTCGTGGAGCACTGGCGCGACGAGGGCCACAACATGACCGACGAGGAGCGCAAGGCCTGGTACAACAACACCGACGACATGGAAGCCATGGGCCGATCGCAGAACTCGTCCGAAGGCGCGCAGCTCACCGACCGTTACGCGGAGACGGAGCCGGGACCTCGGCATCCGTGTACCTTGCACTGA
- a CDS encoding NADP-dependent oxidoreductase, translating into MKAAQIMSFGTPDVLRVTETETPTPGAGEVLVAVEASSVNGHDTMVRAGGLKLVLGRKVPMGTGLDFAGVVVEIGTGVAGFRAGDRVWGMVHPRRRHTTAAAAEYVVVAADRIGLAPAGVSAIEAASLVVTGSTALIALRESVGLAGGERVLVRGAAGGVGTAAVQLAHAMGGHVTALARGRHAAALRDLGADEVLDYGTTTAEEIGPFDVILDTVGSELNCYRSRLAKGGRMVTVGLSAPALAAIAASAIHGSRRIRTFSANPGSAVLDDTADYVTSGALRPIVHSVYPLADIAAAHQAFEHGGVLGKHVLAVSS; encoded by the coding sequence ATGAAGGCCGCACAGATCATGAGCTTCGGAACGCCGGACGTCCTGCGGGTCACCGAAACCGAGACCCCCACGCCCGGTGCCGGCGAAGTCCTGGTGGCGGTCGAGGCGTCCAGCGTCAACGGACACGACACGATGGTCCGCGCCGGTGGGCTCAAGCTGGTGCTGGGCCGCAAGGTCCCGATGGGTACCGGCCTGGACTTCGCCGGTGTCGTCGTCGAGATCGGCACGGGCGTGGCGGGTTTCCGCGCCGGGGACCGGGTGTGGGGCATGGTGCACCCGCGGCGGCGGCACACGACCGCGGCGGCGGCCGAGTACGTCGTGGTCGCCGCCGACCGCATCGGCCTCGCTCCTGCCGGTGTCTCGGCGATCGAAGCCGCGTCCCTGGTCGTGACGGGCAGCACCGCGTTGATCGCGTTGCGCGAGAGCGTCGGGCTGGCCGGCGGCGAGCGGGTGCTGGTGCGTGGCGCCGCGGGTGGTGTCGGCACCGCGGCCGTGCAGCTGGCGCACGCGATGGGCGGTCACGTCACCGCACTGGCCCGCGGCCGCCACGCCGCGGCCCTGCGCGATCTGGGTGCCGACGAGGTCCTCGACTACGGCACCACCACCGCGGAGGAGATCGGGCCGTTCGACGTCATCCTCGACACGGTCGGCTCCGAGCTGAACTGCTACCGCAGCCGGCTGGCCAAGGGCGGCCGGATGGTCACCGTCGGGCTGTCGGCTCCCGCACTGGCCGCGATCGCGGCCTCGGCCATCCACGGTTCCCGGCGTATCCGCACGTTCAGCGCCAATCCCGGCTCGGCCGTGCTGGACGATACGGCCGATTACGTCACCTCCGGCGCACTGCGCCCGATCGTGCACAGCGTGTACCCGCTGGCCGATATCGCCGCCGCGCACCAGGCCTTCGAACACGGCGGCGTCCTGGGAAAACACGTACTCGCCGTCTCGAGCTGA
- a CDS encoding TetR family transcriptional regulator: MGRWEPGAGGRLREAALNLYLERGFDQTMVNDIAERAGVTARTFFRYFADKREVLFDAAAEMEEKSLAALEGAPATASALELVAAALDAVAGTIGHDRELARIRHTVIMANAELRERELIKLAQMTAALADGLRRRGIGDAEAELAAETGAAVYRVAFRRWADDAGDLDLREAIDQSFAQLRTLTAAD; the protein is encoded by the coding sequence ATGGGGCGATGGGAGCCGGGAGCCGGTGGCCGGCTGCGCGAGGCCGCGCTGAACCTGTATCTCGAACGCGGCTTCGACCAGACCATGGTGAACGACATCGCCGAACGGGCCGGCGTGACCGCCCGGACCTTCTTCCGCTACTTCGCCGACAAACGCGAGGTCCTCTTCGACGCCGCGGCCGAAATGGAGGAGAAGTCGCTGGCCGCGCTGGAGGGGGCGCCCGCCACGGCGTCGGCGCTGGAGCTCGTCGCGGCCGCGCTCGACGCGGTGGCCGGCACCATCGGACACGACCGTGAGCTCGCCCGGATCCGGCACACGGTGATCATGGCCAACGCCGAACTCCGGGAACGCGAATTGATCAAGCTCGCCCAGATGACGGCCGCACTCGCCGACGGGCTTCGCCGGCGGGGCATCGGCGACGCCGAGGCCGAGCTGGCCGCCGAAACCGGCGCCGCGGTGTACCGGGTCGCCTTCCGGCGCTGGGCCGACGACGCCGGCGACCTGGACCTGCGCGAGGCCATCGACCAGTCGTTCGCCCAGCTTCGAACCCTGACCGCCGCCGACTGA